From one Herpetosiphon gulosus genomic stretch:
- a CDS encoding DUF5668 domain-containing protein has product MTVATEQVQRRSLFWPCLLIGLGLLGALSAINLFDASLFDLLDEFWPVLLIGAGLDLLVARNRPRFGIGLAMIVLMIMGAYSLTYTEPNYEIYSEAFAAPQMARVVVNERGSTLEIKPEILDGQTSIAGVVQATNIGLRELNPDSEHISIVLGQDEPFGGNKGPQTILVSMNHPVDFDWDLRDVTLNADLSTLQIGRVDAELDAGSAVISLAERGEYHFNIDATTLELSLPLNIPVRIQRDDNATAFNLNRDLNIQQVDDDLYRSPDWEATPEEYRLDIYLSGSASSITIK; this is encoded by the coding sequence ATGACAGTTGCGACAGAACAGGTGCAGCGTCGCTCATTATTCTGGCCCTGTTTGCTGATTGGCCTTGGTTTGCTTGGGGCACTATCAGCAATCAATCTTTTCGATGCCAGTTTATTTGATCTGCTTGATGAGTTCTGGCCAGTCTTGTTGATCGGGGCTGGCCTTGATCTTTTGGTGGCGCGGAATCGACCACGTTTTGGTATTGGCTTGGCAATGATCGTCTTAATGATCATGGGTGCTTATAGCCTAACCTATACTGAACCCAACTATGAAATCTATAGTGAAGCCTTCGCAGCACCGCAAATGGCAAGAGTTGTTGTCAATGAACGTGGCAGCACGCTTGAAATCAAGCCTGAAATCCTCGACGGTCAAACCTCGATTGCTGGAGTTGTGCAAGCAACCAATATTGGTTTGCGTGAACTGAACCCAGATAGCGAACATATCAGCATTGTTTTGGGCCAAGATGAGCCATTTGGTGGTAATAAAGGCCCGCAAACAATTTTGGTTTCCATGAATCATCCAGTTGATTTCGATTGGGATTTGCGCGATGTAACGTTAAATGCTGATTTATCAACCTTGCAAATTGGCAGAGTTGATGCTGAATTAGATGCAGGCTCGGCGGTTATTAGCTTGGCTGAGCGTGGTGAATATCATTTCAATATCGATGCCACTACCTTGGAATTAAGCTTGCCACTCAATATTCCAGTGCGAATTCAGCGTGATGATAACGCAACGGCCTTTAATCTCAATCGCGATTTGAATATTCAGCAAGTTGATGATGATCTCTATCGAAGCCCTGATTGGGAAGCTACGCCAGAGGAGTATCGTTTAGATATTTATCTCTCAGGCTCGGCTTCAAGTATCACGATCAAGTAA
- a CDS encoding amidohydrolase family protein: MALQQIDTLLLNGIIVTMDAAGTIIRDGGVAIQAGAIVEVGPSSQLRERYTASQTIDCNNHAIVPGLINGHAHVPMSLLRGIVADQQLDVWLYGYMFPVESRFVNPEFVYHGTRLSCAEMIKGGITSFVDMYYFEEEVARAADQAGMRAICGQTVMKWPTPDAASYDEGLERTRRFFEQWKDHGRVIPAIAPHAPYTCNSTIYRAAAELAREFDVPLVTHLSETAREVEEARQLVDKSPIAYVADLDAFTDKGIAAHCVHIDKRDMQLLKKHNAGAVPCPTSNLKLASGVAKYGEMLQAGVNVGLGTDGPASNDDQDLWLEVHLAAILPKGVTGDPTVVNAKQAFAMATSMGAKAVHLDHLVGSVEAGKRADITIVDLGGLHVVPAPAYNYSNDSIYNHLVYSARSGDVRHVLIDGAFVLQDRQLLTLDEHEVRSNALRIAETINQFLSQREVNLLDKILAIGGVKQAEIFEVQVKARLEDASSVEAFLESEAVEITKASERKQYDTYFSFDDPSRGRIRYREDHRVDGSRLEPKYNLTLTMPNEREDLPSAVLLSRARYTAPADRSLRFYREYFSPDHVIEVEKYRRRWRIMYGEVDFAINIDMITSGPAKGTYLEIKSRTWSARDAESKTQIISELLQMAGVKPDHIIKQEYVELAQA, from the coding sequence ATGGCTTTACAACAAATTGATACCCTGCTGCTTAACGGCATCATCGTCACAATGGACGCAGCAGGCACGATCATTCGTGATGGTGGGGTGGCAATTCAGGCTGGTGCAATCGTCGAGGTCGGCCCAAGCAGCCAGTTGCGCGAACGCTATACCGCCAGCCAAACGATCGACTGTAACAATCATGCCATTGTGCCTGGATTAATCAATGGCCATGCTCACGTTCCAATGAGTTTGTTGCGCGGCATCGTCGCCGATCAGCAGCTGGATGTGTGGCTCTATGGCTATATGTTTCCAGTCGAGAGTCGCTTTGTTAACCCCGAATTTGTCTACCATGGCACACGCCTCTCGTGTGCCGAAATGATCAAGGGCGGCATTACAAGCTTCGTCGATATGTATTATTTCGAGGAAGAAGTTGCCCGCGCCGCCGATCAAGCAGGGATGCGGGCAATTTGTGGCCAAACCGTGATGAAATGGCCAACCCCCGATGCCGCCTCTTACGACGAAGGTTTGGAGCGCACTCGCCGCTTTTTCGAGCAATGGAAAGATCATGGTCGGGTGATTCCAGCGATTGCGCCGCACGCACCCTATACCTGTAACAGCACCATTTATCGCGCTGCCGCCGAATTGGCTCGCGAATTCGATGTACCGCTGGTAACTCACCTCAGCGAAACTGCCCGCGAAGTCGAAGAGGCTCGTCAACTGGTCGATAAATCGCCAATCGCCTATGTCGCCGATTTGGATGCCTTCACCGATAAAGGGATTGCGGCCCACTGTGTGCACATCGACAAACGCGATATGCAATTGCTCAAAAAGCATAACGCTGGAGCCGTGCCCTGCCCAACTAGCAACCTCAAACTGGCGAGCGGCGTGGCCAAATATGGCGAAATGTTGCAAGCTGGCGTGAATGTTGGGCTTGGCACCGATGGCCCTGCCTCCAACGACGACCAAGATTTGTGGTTAGAAGTGCACTTGGCGGCAATCTTGCCCAAAGGTGTTACTGGTGATCCAACGGTGGTCAATGCCAAACAAGCCTTTGCCATGGCCACCAGCATGGGTGCTAAAGCTGTGCACCTCGATCATTTGGTTGGCAGTGTCGAAGCTGGCAAACGCGCCGATATCACAATTGTGGATTTGGGTGGATTGCACGTCGTGCCAGCTCCAGCCTACAACTACAGCAATGACTCAATCTATAATCACTTGGTCTACTCAGCGCGTTCGGGCGATGTACGCCATGTGTTGATCGATGGGGCATTTGTGCTGCAAGATCGTCAATTGTTGACACTTGATGAACATGAAGTTCGGAGCAATGCCCTGCGGATCGCCGAAACGATCAATCAATTCCTCAGCCAACGTGAAGTCAATCTGTTGGATAAAATTCTGGCGATCGGCGGAGTCAAACAAGCCGAAATTTTTGAAGTTCAAGTCAAGGCGCGTTTGGAAGATGCTAGTAGCGTCGAAGCCTTCCTCGAATCTGAGGCGGTCGAAATTACTAAAGCTAGCGAACGCAAGCAATACGACACCTACTTCAGCTTCGATGATCCCAGTCGTGGGCGGATTCGCTACCGTGAAGATCATCGGGTTGATGGCTCGCGGCTCGAACCAAAATACAATTTGACTTTGACCATGCCCAATGAACGTGAAGATTTGCCCTCGGCAGTCTTACTTTCCCGGGCACGCTACACCGCGCCAGCTGATCGATCGTTGCGCTTCTATCGTGAATATTTCTCGCCTGATCATGTGATTGAAGTTGAGAAATATCGCCGCCGCTGGCGGATTATGTATGGCGAGGTTGATTTTGCAATCAATATCGATATGATCACCAGTGGTCCAGCCAAAGGCACCTATTTGGAAATCAAGAGCCGTACTTGGTCGGCGCGTGATGCTGAAAGCAAAACCCAAATTATCAGCGAATTGTTGCAGATGGCCGGAGTTAAGCCCGACCACATTATCAAGCAAGAATACGTTGAACTAGCCCAAGCCTAA
- a CDS encoding YdcF family protein produces the protein MQSPAKQWLRRSIRGLLASLCLAAVMFISTGYIVYRQAQRAELRPVDALLVLGAAQWDGEPSPVLEARLTEAIRLYRLGYARRIIVSGGTGLNDTRSEASVAYDYLIEHSIDPTLIISVAQGRDTRSTLLAVHDEMQRQQIDSLLIVTDPPHLLRALKMAHDYGITSFGAPVKANSPTTNWASIKATSREALAYLAYVLLDQ, from the coding sequence ATGCAATCACCAGCAAAACAATGGCTTCGCCGCAGCATCCGAGGGCTACTCGCCAGCTTATGTTTGGCAGCGGTAATGTTTATCAGCACGGGCTACATTGTATATCGCCAAGCCCAACGAGCTGAATTGCGCCCGGTTGATGCCTTGTTGGTGCTGGGTGCAGCCCAATGGGATGGTGAGCCATCGCCAGTTTTAGAAGCGCGGCTGACCGAAGCAATTCGTTTATACCGCTTGGGTTATGCCCGCCGAATCATCGTTTCGGGTGGTACGGGCCTTAACGATACTCGCTCAGAGGCCTCGGTTGCCTATGATTATTTGATCGAACACTCGATTGATCCAACCTTGATCATCAGCGTAGCGCAAGGCAGGGATACCCGTAGCACCTTGTTGGCAGTCCACGATGAAATGCAACGCCAGCAGATCGATAGTTTATTGATTGTGACCGACCCTCCACACCTGCTGCGAGCGCTCAAAATGGCCCACGACTATGGTATTACAAGCTTTGGAGCGCCCGTCAAAGCCAATAGCCCAACTACGAATTGGGCTAGTATCAAAGCTACCAGCCGAGAAGCCTTGGCCTACCTCGCCTATGTACTCTTAGATCAATAA
- a CDS encoding s-methyl-5-thioribose-1-phosphate isomerase: MTGRLPLLTRRGDTLRYDREKGIVAILNRRLYPAQTVWVDCADLEAVAQAIETMVIQGGPPLAYAAGYGLALALDQATDYSLAQQQMVLAQALERLRRTRPTADDLHTILAEAERLALQALEQNQAPNEVVYGYVAGEIQRGDRSAERCGVRAAELLTDGDTVLTVCYPGAAFNWMLYTAVVKQGKHVAVMPTETRPYGQGIRLTASQALEIGSQVTVINDNMSGFCFSRDLITVYMTAADRIALDGSIANKVGTYTNAVLAKRHGVPFYVLGYDGPDLNTPTGAEIPIEERNGDEVLMMNGQRIAPEGVRGYYPAFDITPPELISSIVTDRGIYRPAMIQRYLDDSNDAPLDVIPLLG, translated from the coding sequence ATGACTGGACGTTTACCTTTGCTAACCCGCCGTGGCGATACCCTGCGCTACGACCGCGAAAAAGGCATTGTTGCTATATTAAATCGCCGTTTGTATCCAGCCCAAACTGTTTGGGTCGATTGTGCTGATCTCGAAGCCGTGGCTCAAGCCATCGAGACGATGGTGATTCAGGGTGGCCCGCCCTTGGCCTATGCTGCTGGCTATGGTTTGGCTTTAGCCCTCGATCAAGCTACTGACTATTCGTTAGCCCAACAGCAAATGGTTTTAGCTCAAGCCTTGGAGCGCTTGCGCCGCACTCGCCCAACTGCTGACGATTTACACACAATTTTGGCCGAGGCCGAACGCCTAGCCTTGCAGGCACTTGAGCAAAACCAAGCTCCAAACGAAGTGGTTTATGGCTATGTTGCGGGCGAAATTCAGCGTGGCGACCGTTCAGCCGAGCGTTGTGGCGTGCGAGCAGCCGAATTATTGACCGATGGCGATACGGTTTTGACGGTTTGCTATCCTGGAGCGGCCTTTAATTGGATGCTCTACACGGCGGTGGTTAAACAGGGCAAACACGTGGCGGTTATGCCCACTGAAACCCGACCCTATGGTCAAGGTATTCGGCTGACGGCCTCGCAAGCCTTGGAAATTGGCTCACAAGTGACGGTGATTAACGATAATATGTCGGGCTTTTGTTTTAGCCGGGATCTGATCACGGTGTATATGACTGCCGCTGATCGAATTGCTCTCGATGGCTCGATCGCTAATAAAGTTGGAACCTATACCAATGCCGTGCTGGCAAAACGTCATGGTGTGCCGTTTTATGTGCTGGGCTATGATGGCCCCGATCTCAACACGCCAACTGGCGCTGAGATTCCCATTGAAGAACGCAATGGCGATGAAGTGCTGATGATGAATGGCCAGCGTATCGCTCCTGAAGGCGTGCGTGGCTATTATCCAGCCTTTGATATAACCCCGCCAGAGCTGATTAGTAGTATCGTGACTGATCGTGGGATTTATCGGCCAGCCATGATTCAACGCTATTTGGATGATAGCAACGATGCACCACTTGATGTTATTCCGTTGTTGGGATGA
- a CDS encoding GNAT family N-acetyltransferase, translating to MQIQQIESAAEIASTFAVMRELRPGLVEAEYVARIQRMIQRDGYQMAAVVVEGQVQAVVGYRFMEMLYAGMLLYVDDLITSASQRSSGHGKALLDWLKAEAKAQGCNELHLDSGVQREQAHKFYFREGLTISAYHFRIALD from the coding sequence ATGCAAATCCAACAAATTGAAAGTGCCGCCGAGATTGCCAGCACCTTTGCCGTGATGCGTGAGCTGCGGCCAGGCTTAGTTGAAGCAGAGTATGTTGCAAGAATTCAAAGGATGATCCAGCGTGATGGCTATCAGATGGCCGCCGTCGTCGTTGAAGGTCAGGTTCAAGCTGTGGTGGGCTATCGCTTCATGGAAATGCTGTATGCTGGAATGTTGCTGTATGTTGATGATCTGATCACCTCCGCCAGCCAACGCTCTAGTGGCCATGGCAAGGCCTTGTTGGATTGGCTCAAAGCTGAAGCCAAAGCCCAAGGCTGCAACGAACTACATCTTGATAGCGGCGTGCAGCGCGAACAAGCCCATAAATTCTATTTTCGCGAAGGCTTGACGATCAGCGCCTACCATTTTCGAATTGCGCTTGATTAA
- the rpsF gene encoding 30S ribosomal protein S6 — MRAYEMMTVLRPDLGGEEELNTTIETIQGYIKAQGGEVASTEQGAPWGRRKLAYPIDDYTEGFYFLTHFSLNADRVTEVERHLKLAPQILRYLLIRDETKR; from the coding sequence GTGCGTGCATACGAAATGATGACCGTCCTGCGCCCTGATTTGGGTGGCGAGGAAGAACTCAACACGACCATCGAGACCATCCAAGGCTATATCAAAGCTCAAGGCGGCGAAGTAGCTAGCACTGAACAAGGCGCTCCTTGGGGCCGCCGCAAATTGGCGTATCCTATCGACGACTACACTGAAGGTTTCTACTTCTTGACCCACTTCAGCTTGAACGCTGATCGCGTGACTGAAGTCGAACGTCACTTGAAGTTGGCTCCACAAATCCTGCGCTATTTGTTGATCCGCGACGAAACCAAGCGCTAA
- a CDS encoding single-stranded DNA-binding protein — protein MAKDLNKVMIIGRLGKDPEMRFTPQGTPVTNFTVAAGRQWKDPNGETRDETEWFSVVVWNKLAEICNQYLTKGSRVYIEGRLQTRSWDDDSGQKRFRTEVVASDMIILDRTDQQQGQGQSRSGGYQAGGNQRPARDNSANDYNRGGSYGGGAGYNEPDIGDDDIPF, from the coding sequence GTGGCGAAAGATTTAAATAAAGTGATGATTATTGGTCGCTTGGGCAAAGATCCTGAAATGCGTTTTACGCCGCAAGGAACCCCCGTGACCAACTTCACTGTCGCCGCTGGTCGTCAGTGGAAAGACCCCAATGGCGAGACCCGCGATGAAACCGAGTGGTTTTCGGTCGTGGTCTGGAACAAATTGGCCGAGATCTGTAATCAGTATCTGACCAAAGGCAGCCGCGTCTATATCGAGGGTCGGCTACAAACCCGCTCGTGGGATGACGATAGCGGCCAAAAGCGCTTTCGTACCGAAGTGGTTGCCAGCGATATGATCATTCTTGATCGTACTGACCAACAGCAAGGCCAAGGCCAGTCGCGCAGCGGTGGCTACCAAGCTGGTGGCAATCAACGCCCAGCCCGCGATAACTCCGCCAATGATTATAATCGTGGTGGGAGCTACGGCGGTGGCGCTGGCTACAACGAGCCCGATATCGGCGATGACGATATCCCATTCTAA
- the rpsR gene encoding 30S ribosomal protein S18, which produces MSDQRRKSAGRRKYTPRRKVCVFTAEGIVPDYKDIKRLQRMVSDRGKILPRRRTGTCAKYQRKLNVAIKRARHLALLPFVSENTRG; this is translated from the coding sequence ATGTCAGATCAACGCCGTAAGTCGGCAGGTCGCCGCAAATACACACCCCGTCGCAAAGTGTGTGTCTTCACGGCTGAGGGGATTGTGCCCGATTACAAAGATATCAAGCGCTTGCAACGGATGGTCTCGGATCGCGGCAAGATTTTGCCCCGCCGCCGCACTGGCACATGTGCTAAATATCAACGTAAATTGAATGTTGCAATCAAACGCGCTCGTCACTTGGCGCTGTTGCCATTCGTTTCTGAAAATACCCGCGGTTAA